Proteins encoded in a region of the Globicephala melas chromosome 1, mGloMel1.2, whole genome shotgun sequence genome:
- the CGN gene encoding cingulin isoform X2, producing MAEPRGPVDHGVQIRFITEPVCDAEMGTLRRGGRRPAKDARANTYGVAVRVQGIAGQPFVVLNSGEKGGDSFGVQIKGANNRGAPGALSSDSELPESPYSQAKEFPDRSQGSTSDEEPGAHWNGRLLRSQSQASLAGPAPMGPSNRSTSLLELAHQGAYLDSTIDTAPLSSVDSLINKFDSHHGGQARGRTGRRTRMLPPEQRKRSQSLDSRLPRDTVEERERWSPNRWTPSTKHDQHTGSMKQSAQSCLGGFSRSRQTQDWVLQSFEEPRGRAQDPPMLQFKSTPDLLRDQQEAVPPGSVDHVKATIYGILRDGSSESETSVRRKVSLLLEQMQPLVMVSSGSTKAGQGELTQKVEELQKKLDEEVKKRQKLEPFRVGLERQLEEKSEECSRLQELLERRSGEAQQSTKELQNMKLLLDQGEMVRHGLETQVMELQDKLKQAQGPEPAKEVLMKDLVETRELLEEVLEAKQRVEEQLRLRERELTALKGALKEEVASRDQEVEHVRQQYQRDAEQLRRSMQDATQDYAALEAERQKMLVLVRELQRELEETSEETGHWQSMFQKNKEELRATKQELLQLRMEKEEMEEELGEKIEVLQRELGQARADAGDTRQVEELKKELRQTQEELKELQAEKQSQEVTRRHRERELEKQLRVEAERGRGLELQNLQLQKTLQQLRQDCEEASKAQMAAEAEVAVLGQRRTAVETTLRETQEENDDFRRRILGLEQQLKEARGLAEGGEVAEARLRDKVQRLEAEKQRLEEALNTAQEEEGSLTAAKRALEARLEEAQRGLARLGQEQQALNRALEEEGKQREVLRRSKTELEEQKRLLDRTVDRLNKELEQIGNDSKQALQQLQAQLEDYKEKARREVADAQRQAKEWASEAEKTAGGLSRLQDETQRLRQGLQASQAERDSARLDKELLVQRLQGLEQEAENKKRSQDDRSRQLKGLEEKVSRLEVELDEERSTVELLTERMNRGRDQVDQLRTELMQERAARQDLECDKISLERQNKDLKSRLASSEGFQKPSASLSQLESQNRELQERLQAEEREKTVLQSTNRKLERRVKELSIQIDDERQHVNDQKDQLSLRVKALKRQVDEAEEEIERLDGLRKKAQRELEEQHEVNEQLQARIKVLEKDSWRKASRSAAESTLQHEGLSSDEEFDSVYDPSSIASLLTESNLQTSSC from the exons ATGGCCGAGCCCCGGGGCCCTGTAGACCATGGAGTCCAGATTCGCTTCATCACAGAGCCAGTGTGTGATGCAGAGATGGGCACCCTACGTCGTGGTGGACGACGCCCAGCTAAGGATGCAAGAGCCAATACCTATGGGGTTGCCGTGCGTGTGCAGGGCATCGCTGGGCAACCCTTTGTGGTGCTCAACAGTGGGGAGAAAGGTGGCGACTCCTTTGGAGTCCAGATCAAGGGGGCCAACAACCGAGGGGCCCCAGGAGCTCTGAGCTCTGACTCGGAACTTCCCGAGAGCCCCTACTCTCAGGCCAAGGAGTTTCCTGACCGCTCGCAGGGAAGCACATCTGATGAGGAGCCCGGGGCCCACTGGAATGGAAGGCTACTGCGCTCCCAGTCCCAGGCCTCACTGGCAGGCCCTGCCCCTATGGGTCCAAGCAACAGGAGCACCAGCCTGCTGGAGCTAGCCCACCAAGGAGCTTACCTGGACAGCACCATTGACACTGCCCCCCTGTCTTCGGTGGACTCCCTCATCAACAAGTTTGACAGTCACCATGGGGGCCAGGCCCGGGGCCGGACTGGCCGCCGCACGCGGATGCTGCCCCCTGAACAGCGCAAGCGGAGCCAGAGCCTGGACAGCCGGCTCCCACGGGACACCGTTGAGGAACGGGAGCGCTGGTCCCCCAACCGCTGGACCCCTAGCACAAAGCATGACCAGCACACGGGCAGCATGAAACAGTCAGCCCAGAGCTGTCTTGGTGGCTTTAGCCGTTCCCGTCAGACCCAGGACTGGGTCCTTCAGAGTTTTGAGGAGCCACGGGGGAGAGCACAGGACCCTCCCATGCTACAG TTCAAATCAACTCCAGACCTTCTCCGAGACCAGCAGGAGGCAGTCCCACCAGGCAGTGTGGACCACGTGAAGGCCACCATCTACGGCATCCTGAGAGACGG AAGCTCAGAAAGTGAAAcctctgtgaggaggaaggtcaGTTTGTTGCTGGAGCAGATGCAGCCTCTGGTG ATGGTTTCTTCTGGTTCCACTAAGGCAGGGCAGGGTGAACTCACCCAAAAAGTGGAGGAGCTACAGAAAAAGCTGGATGAAGAAGTGAAG AAACGGCAGAAGCTAGAGCCATTCCGGGTTGGGCTGGAGCGGCAGCTAGAGGAGAAGTCAGAAGAGTGCAGCCGACTGCAGGAGCTGCTGGAGAGGAGGAGTGGGGAAGCCCAGCAGAGCACCAAGGA GCTCCAGAACATGAagctcctcctggaccagggtgaAATGGTACGGCATGGGCTGGAGACACAGGTGATGGAGCTGCAGGACAAGCTGAAACAGGCCCAGGGTCCTGAGCCTGCTAAAGAGGTGCTAATGAAG GACCTGGTAGAGACCCGGGAGCTTCTGGAAGAGGTCTTAGAGGCGAAGCAGCGGGTAGAGGAGCAGCTGAGGCTGCGGGAGCGGGAGCTGACAGCACTGAAGGGCGCCCTGAAGGAGGAGGTGGCCTCCCGTGACCAGGAGGTAGAGCATGTGCGGCAGCAGTACCAGCGGGACGCAGAGCAGCTTCGCCGGAGCATGCAGGATGCAACCCAG GATTACGCAGCATTGGAGGCTGAGAGGCAGAAGATGTTAGTCCTGGTGCGGGAGCTGCAGAGGGAGCTGGAGGAGACCTCGGAGGAGACAGGGCATTGGCAGAGCATGTTTCAGAAGAACAAGGAGGAACTTAGAGCCACCAAGCAAGA ACTCCTGCAGCTGCGGATGGAGAAGGAGGAGATGGAAGAGGAACTTGGGGAGAAGATAGAGGTCTTGCAGAGGGAATTAGGGCAGGCCCGGGCTGATGCTGGAGATACTCGCCAGGTGGAGGAGCTCAAGAAG GAGCTGCGCCAGACACAGGAGGAACTTAAGGAGCTGCAGGCAGAGAAGCAGAGCCAGGAGGTGACTAGGCGACACCGGGAGCGGGAGTTGGAGAAGCAGCTGAGGGTAGAGGCTGAACGAGGCCGGGGGCTGGAACTGCAGAACCTCCAGCTACAAAAGACCCTCCAGCAACTGAGACAAGACTGTGAAGAGGCTTCCAAG GCTCAGATGGCAGCAGAGGCAGAAGTGGCAGTGCTGGGGCAGCGTCGGACAGCAGTGGAGACGACGCTTCGGGAGACCCAGGAGGAAAATGATGACTTCCGAAGGCGCATCCTGGGTCTGGAGCAGCAGCTGAAGGAGGCACGAGGCTTGGCGGAGGGTGGGGAAGTGGCGGAGGCTCGGCTTCGGGACAAGGTGCAGCGGTTAGAG gcaGAGAAACAGCGGCTAGAGGAGGCCCTGAACACAGctcaggaagaggaggggagcCTGACAGCAGCCAAGCGGGCACTGGAGGCACGGCTGGAAGAGGCCCAGCGGGGGTTGGCCCGCCTGGGACAGGAGCAGCAGGCTCTGAACCgggccctggaggaggaggggaagcagcGGGAGGTGCTCCGGCGCAGCAAGACTGAGCTGGAGGAGCAGAAGCGCTTGCTGGACAGGACTGTGGACCGGCTGAACAAGGAG ctggaGCAGATTGGGAATGACTCTAAGCAAGCCCTGCAGcagctccaggcccagctggAGGATTACAAGGAAAAGGCCCGGCGGGAGGTGGCGGATGCCCAGCGCCAGGCCAAGGAGTGGGCCAGTGAGGCTGAGAAGACCGCTGGAGGGCTAAGCCGGCTTCAGGATGAG ACTCAGAGGCTGCGGCAGGGCCTGCAGGCATCCCAGGCTGAGCGGGACTCTGCCCGGCTGGACAAAGAGCTGCTGGTCCAGCGACTGCAGGGGCTGGAGCAAGAGGCAGAGAACAAAAAACGCTCCCAGGATGACAGGAGCCGTCAGCTCAAGGGCCTTGAG GAAAAAGTCTCACGGCTGGAGGTGGAGTTAGATGAGGAGAGGAGCACTGTGGAGCTGCTGACGGAACGGATGAATCGTGGTCGGGACCAG GTGGACCAGCTGAGGACAGAGCTCATGCAGGAGAGGGCTGCTCGGCAGGACCTGGAGTGTGACAAAATCTCCTTGGAGAGACag AACAAGGACTTGAAGAGCCGGCTGGCCAGCTCAGAAGGCTTCCAGAAGCCCAGCGCCAGCCTCTCTCAGCTTGAGTCCCAGAATCGGGAGTTGCAGGAGCGGCTGCAGGCTGAAGAGAG GGAGAAGACAGTTCTGCAGTCCACCAACCGAAAACTGGAGCGGAGAGTTAAAGAGCTGTCCATCCAGATTGATGATGAACGACAGCATGTGAATGACCAGAAAGACCAG CTAAGCCTGAGGGTGAAGGCTCTGAAGCGGCAGGTGGATGAAGCCGAAGAGGAAATTGAGCGACTGGATGGCCTGAGGAAGAAGGCCCAGCGTGAGCTGGAGGAACAGCATGAGGTCAATGAACAGCTCCAGGCCCGGATCAAAGTCCTGGAGAAGGACTCCTG GCGCAAAGCTTCCCGCTCAGCTGCTGAGTCAACTCTCCAACATGAAGGGCTGAGCTCAGATGAGGAATTTGACAGCGTCTACGATCCTTCCTCCATCGCCTCACTGCTTACGGAGAGCAACCTGCAGACTAGCTCCTGTTAG
- the CGN gene encoding cingulin isoform X1, with amino-acid sequence MEQVSTMAEPRGPVDHGVQIRFITEPVCDAEMGTLRRGGRRPAKDARANTYGVAVRVQGIAGQPFVVLNSGEKGGDSFGVQIKGANNRGAPGALSSDSELPESPYSQAKEFPDRSQGSTSDEEPGAHWNGRLLRSQSQASLAGPAPMGPSNRSTSLLELAHQGAYLDSTIDTAPLSSVDSLINKFDSHHGGQARGRTGRRTRMLPPEQRKRSQSLDSRLPRDTVEERERWSPNRWTPSTKHDQHTGSMKQSAQSCLGGFSRSRQTQDWVLQSFEEPRGRAQDPPMLQFKSTPDLLRDQQEAVPPGSVDHVKATIYGILRDGSSESETSVRRKVSLLLEQMQPLVMVSSGSTKAGQGELTQKVEELQKKLDEEVKKRQKLEPFRVGLERQLEEKSEECSRLQELLERRSGEAQQSTKELQNMKLLLDQGEMVRHGLETQVMELQDKLKQAQGPEPAKEVLMKDLVETRELLEEVLEAKQRVEEQLRLRERELTALKGALKEEVASRDQEVEHVRQQYQRDAEQLRRSMQDATQDYAALEAERQKMLVLVRELQRELEETSEETGHWQSMFQKNKEELRATKQELLQLRMEKEEMEEELGEKIEVLQRELGQARADAGDTRQVEELKKELRQTQEELKELQAEKQSQEVTRRHRERELEKQLRVEAERGRGLELQNLQLQKTLQQLRQDCEEASKAQMAAEAEVAVLGQRRTAVETTLRETQEENDDFRRRILGLEQQLKEARGLAEGGEVAEARLRDKVQRLEAEKQRLEEALNTAQEEEGSLTAAKRALEARLEEAQRGLARLGQEQQALNRALEEEGKQREVLRRSKTELEEQKRLLDRTVDRLNKELEQIGNDSKQALQQLQAQLEDYKEKARREVADAQRQAKEWASEAEKTAGGLSRLQDETQRLRQGLQASQAERDSARLDKELLVQRLQGLEQEAENKKRSQDDRSRQLKGLEEKVSRLEVELDEERSTVELLTERMNRGRDQVDQLRTELMQERAARQDLECDKISLERQNKDLKSRLASSEGFQKPSASLSQLESQNRELQERLQAEEREKTVLQSTNRKLERRVKELSIQIDDERQHVNDQKDQLSLRVKALKRQVDEAEEEIERLDGLRKKAQRELEEQHEVNEQLQARIKVLEKDSWRKASRSAAESTLQHEGLSSDEEFDSVYDPSSIASLLTESNLQTSSC; translated from the exons ATGGAGCAGGTGTCCACCATGGCCGAGCCCCGGGGCCCTGTAGACCATGGAGTCCAGATTCGCTTCATCACAGAGCCAGTGTGTGATGCAGAGATGGGCACCCTACGTCGTGGTGGACGACGCCCAGCTAAGGATGCAAGAGCCAATACCTATGGGGTTGCCGTGCGTGTGCAGGGCATCGCTGGGCAACCCTTTGTGGTGCTCAACAGTGGGGAGAAAGGTGGCGACTCCTTTGGAGTCCAGATCAAGGGGGCCAACAACCGAGGGGCCCCAGGAGCTCTGAGCTCTGACTCGGAACTTCCCGAGAGCCCCTACTCTCAGGCCAAGGAGTTTCCTGACCGCTCGCAGGGAAGCACATCTGATGAGGAGCCCGGGGCCCACTGGAATGGAAGGCTACTGCGCTCCCAGTCCCAGGCCTCACTGGCAGGCCCTGCCCCTATGGGTCCAAGCAACAGGAGCACCAGCCTGCTGGAGCTAGCCCACCAAGGAGCTTACCTGGACAGCACCATTGACACTGCCCCCCTGTCTTCGGTGGACTCCCTCATCAACAAGTTTGACAGTCACCATGGGGGCCAGGCCCGGGGCCGGACTGGCCGCCGCACGCGGATGCTGCCCCCTGAACAGCGCAAGCGGAGCCAGAGCCTGGACAGCCGGCTCCCACGGGACACCGTTGAGGAACGGGAGCGCTGGTCCCCCAACCGCTGGACCCCTAGCACAAAGCATGACCAGCACACGGGCAGCATGAAACAGTCAGCCCAGAGCTGTCTTGGTGGCTTTAGCCGTTCCCGTCAGACCCAGGACTGGGTCCTTCAGAGTTTTGAGGAGCCACGGGGGAGAGCACAGGACCCTCCCATGCTACAG TTCAAATCAACTCCAGACCTTCTCCGAGACCAGCAGGAGGCAGTCCCACCAGGCAGTGTGGACCACGTGAAGGCCACCATCTACGGCATCCTGAGAGACGG AAGCTCAGAAAGTGAAAcctctgtgaggaggaaggtcaGTTTGTTGCTGGAGCAGATGCAGCCTCTGGTG ATGGTTTCTTCTGGTTCCACTAAGGCAGGGCAGGGTGAACTCACCCAAAAAGTGGAGGAGCTACAGAAAAAGCTGGATGAAGAAGTGAAG AAACGGCAGAAGCTAGAGCCATTCCGGGTTGGGCTGGAGCGGCAGCTAGAGGAGAAGTCAGAAGAGTGCAGCCGACTGCAGGAGCTGCTGGAGAGGAGGAGTGGGGAAGCCCAGCAGAGCACCAAGGA GCTCCAGAACATGAagctcctcctggaccagggtgaAATGGTACGGCATGGGCTGGAGACACAGGTGATGGAGCTGCAGGACAAGCTGAAACAGGCCCAGGGTCCTGAGCCTGCTAAAGAGGTGCTAATGAAG GACCTGGTAGAGACCCGGGAGCTTCTGGAAGAGGTCTTAGAGGCGAAGCAGCGGGTAGAGGAGCAGCTGAGGCTGCGGGAGCGGGAGCTGACAGCACTGAAGGGCGCCCTGAAGGAGGAGGTGGCCTCCCGTGACCAGGAGGTAGAGCATGTGCGGCAGCAGTACCAGCGGGACGCAGAGCAGCTTCGCCGGAGCATGCAGGATGCAACCCAG GATTACGCAGCATTGGAGGCTGAGAGGCAGAAGATGTTAGTCCTGGTGCGGGAGCTGCAGAGGGAGCTGGAGGAGACCTCGGAGGAGACAGGGCATTGGCAGAGCATGTTTCAGAAGAACAAGGAGGAACTTAGAGCCACCAAGCAAGA ACTCCTGCAGCTGCGGATGGAGAAGGAGGAGATGGAAGAGGAACTTGGGGAGAAGATAGAGGTCTTGCAGAGGGAATTAGGGCAGGCCCGGGCTGATGCTGGAGATACTCGCCAGGTGGAGGAGCTCAAGAAG GAGCTGCGCCAGACACAGGAGGAACTTAAGGAGCTGCAGGCAGAGAAGCAGAGCCAGGAGGTGACTAGGCGACACCGGGAGCGGGAGTTGGAGAAGCAGCTGAGGGTAGAGGCTGAACGAGGCCGGGGGCTGGAACTGCAGAACCTCCAGCTACAAAAGACCCTCCAGCAACTGAGACAAGACTGTGAAGAGGCTTCCAAG GCTCAGATGGCAGCAGAGGCAGAAGTGGCAGTGCTGGGGCAGCGTCGGACAGCAGTGGAGACGACGCTTCGGGAGACCCAGGAGGAAAATGATGACTTCCGAAGGCGCATCCTGGGTCTGGAGCAGCAGCTGAAGGAGGCACGAGGCTTGGCGGAGGGTGGGGAAGTGGCGGAGGCTCGGCTTCGGGACAAGGTGCAGCGGTTAGAG gcaGAGAAACAGCGGCTAGAGGAGGCCCTGAACACAGctcaggaagaggaggggagcCTGACAGCAGCCAAGCGGGCACTGGAGGCACGGCTGGAAGAGGCCCAGCGGGGGTTGGCCCGCCTGGGACAGGAGCAGCAGGCTCTGAACCgggccctggaggaggaggggaagcagcGGGAGGTGCTCCGGCGCAGCAAGACTGAGCTGGAGGAGCAGAAGCGCTTGCTGGACAGGACTGTGGACCGGCTGAACAAGGAG ctggaGCAGATTGGGAATGACTCTAAGCAAGCCCTGCAGcagctccaggcccagctggAGGATTACAAGGAAAAGGCCCGGCGGGAGGTGGCGGATGCCCAGCGCCAGGCCAAGGAGTGGGCCAGTGAGGCTGAGAAGACCGCTGGAGGGCTAAGCCGGCTTCAGGATGAG ACTCAGAGGCTGCGGCAGGGCCTGCAGGCATCCCAGGCTGAGCGGGACTCTGCCCGGCTGGACAAAGAGCTGCTGGTCCAGCGACTGCAGGGGCTGGAGCAAGAGGCAGAGAACAAAAAACGCTCCCAGGATGACAGGAGCCGTCAGCTCAAGGGCCTTGAG GAAAAAGTCTCACGGCTGGAGGTGGAGTTAGATGAGGAGAGGAGCACTGTGGAGCTGCTGACGGAACGGATGAATCGTGGTCGGGACCAG GTGGACCAGCTGAGGACAGAGCTCATGCAGGAGAGGGCTGCTCGGCAGGACCTGGAGTGTGACAAAATCTCCTTGGAGAGACag AACAAGGACTTGAAGAGCCGGCTGGCCAGCTCAGAAGGCTTCCAGAAGCCCAGCGCCAGCCTCTCTCAGCTTGAGTCCCAGAATCGGGAGTTGCAGGAGCGGCTGCAGGCTGAAGAGAG GGAGAAGACAGTTCTGCAGTCCACCAACCGAAAACTGGAGCGGAGAGTTAAAGAGCTGTCCATCCAGATTGATGATGAACGACAGCATGTGAATGACCAGAAAGACCAG CTAAGCCTGAGGGTGAAGGCTCTGAAGCGGCAGGTGGATGAAGCCGAAGAGGAAATTGAGCGACTGGATGGCCTGAGGAAGAAGGCCCAGCGTGAGCTGGAGGAACAGCATGAGGTCAATGAACAGCTCCAGGCCCGGATCAAAGTCCTGGAGAAGGACTCCTG GCGCAAAGCTTCCCGCTCAGCTGCTGAGTCAACTCTCCAACATGAAGGGCTGAGCTCAGATGAGGAATTTGACAGCGTCTACGATCCTTCCTCCATCGCCTCACTGCTTACGGAGAGCAACCTGCAGACTAGCTCCTGTTAG
- the CGN gene encoding cingulin isoform X3, with protein sequence MEQVSTMAEPRGPVDHGVQIRFITEPVCDAEMGTLRRGGRRPAKDARANTYGVAVRVQGIAGQPFVVLNSGEKGGDSFGVQIKGANNRGAPGALSSDSELPESPYSQAKEFPDRSQGSTSDEEPGAHWNGRLLRSQSQASLAGPAPMGPSNRSTSLLELAHQGAYLDSTIDTAPLSSVDSLINKFDSHHGGQARGRTGRRTRMLPPEQRKRSQSLDSRLPRDTVEERERWSPNRWTPSTKHDQHTGSMKQSAQSCLGGFSRSRQTQDWVLQSFEEPRGRAQDPPMLQFKSTPDLLRDQQEAVPPGSVDHVKATIYGILRDGSSESETSVRRKVSLLLEQMQPLVKRQKLEPFRVGLERQLEEKSEECSRLQELLERRSGEAQQSTKELQNMKLLLDQGEMVRHGLETQVMELQDKLKQAQGPEPAKEVLMKDLVETRELLEEVLEAKQRVEEQLRLRERELTALKGALKEEVASRDQEVEHVRQQYQRDAEQLRRSMQDATQDYAALEAERQKMLVLVRELQRELEETSEETGHWQSMFQKNKEELRATKQELLQLRMEKEEMEEELGEKIEVLQRELGQARADAGDTRQVEELKKELRQTQEELKELQAEKQSQEVTRRHRERELEKQLRVEAERGRGLELQNLQLQKTLQQLRQDCEEASKAQMAAEAEVAVLGQRRTAVETTLRETQEENDDFRRRILGLEQQLKEARGLAEGGEVAEARLRDKVQRLEAEKQRLEEALNTAQEEEGSLTAAKRALEARLEEAQRGLARLGQEQQALNRALEEEGKQREVLRRSKTELEEQKRLLDRTVDRLNKELEQIGNDSKQALQQLQAQLEDYKEKARREVADAQRQAKEWASEAEKTAGGLSRLQDETQRLRQGLQASQAERDSARLDKELLVQRLQGLEQEAENKKRSQDDRSRQLKGLEEKVSRLEVELDEERSTVELLTERMNRGRDQVDQLRTELMQERAARQDLECDKISLERQNKDLKSRLASSEGFQKPSASLSQLESQNRELQERLQAEEREKTVLQSTNRKLERRVKELSIQIDDERQHVNDQKDQLSLRVKALKRQVDEAEEEIERLDGLRKKAQRELEEQHEVNEQLQARIKVLEKDSWRKASRSAAESTLQHEGLSSDEEFDSVYDPSSIASLLTESNLQTSSC encoded by the exons ATGGAGCAGGTGTCCACCATGGCCGAGCCCCGGGGCCCTGTAGACCATGGAGTCCAGATTCGCTTCATCACAGAGCCAGTGTGTGATGCAGAGATGGGCACCCTACGTCGTGGTGGACGACGCCCAGCTAAGGATGCAAGAGCCAATACCTATGGGGTTGCCGTGCGTGTGCAGGGCATCGCTGGGCAACCCTTTGTGGTGCTCAACAGTGGGGAGAAAGGTGGCGACTCCTTTGGAGTCCAGATCAAGGGGGCCAACAACCGAGGGGCCCCAGGAGCTCTGAGCTCTGACTCGGAACTTCCCGAGAGCCCCTACTCTCAGGCCAAGGAGTTTCCTGACCGCTCGCAGGGAAGCACATCTGATGAGGAGCCCGGGGCCCACTGGAATGGAAGGCTACTGCGCTCCCAGTCCCAGGCCTCACTGGCAGGCCCTGCCCCTATGGGTCCAAGCAACAGGAGCACCAGCCTGCTGGAGCTAGCCCACCAAGGAGCTTACCTGGACAGCACCATTGACACTGCCCCCCTGTCTTCGGTGGACTCCCTCATCAACAAGTTTGACAGTCACCATGGGGGCCAGGCCCGGGGCCGGACTGGCCGCCGCACGCGGATGCTGCCCCCTGAACAGCGCAAGCGGAGCCAGAGCCTGGACAGCCGGCTCCCACGGGACACCGTTGAGGAACGGGAGCGCTGGTCCCCCAACCGCTGGACCCCTAGCACAAAGCATGACCAGCACACGGGCAGCATGAAACAGTCAGCCCAGAGCTGTCTTGGTGGCTTTAGCCGTTCCCGTCAGACCCAGGACTGGGTCCTTCAGAGTTTTGAGGAGCCACGGGGGAGAGCACAGGACCCTCCCATGCTACAG TTCAAATCAACTCCAGACCTTCTCCGAGACCAGCAGGAGGCAGTCCCACCAGGCAGTGTGGACCACGTGAAGGCCACCATCTACGGCATCCTGAGAGACGG AAGCTCAGAAAGTGAAAcctctgtgaggaggaaggtcaGTTTGTTGCTGGAGCAGATGCAGCCTCTGGTG AAACGGCAGAAGCTAGAGCCATTCCGGGTTGGGCTGGAGCGGCAGCTAGAGGAGAAGTCAGAAGAGTGCAGCCGACTGCAGGAGCTGCTGGAGAGGAGGAGTGGGGAAGCCCAGCAGAGCACCAAGGA GCTCCAGAACATGAagctcctcctggaccagggtgaAATGGTACGGCATGGGCTGGAGACACAGGTGATGGAGCTGCAGGACAAGCTGAAACAGGCCCAGGGTCCTGAGCCTGCTAAAGAGGTGCTAATGAAG GACCTGGTAGAGACCCGGGAGCTTCTGGAAGAGGTCTTAGAGGCGAAGCAGCGGGTAGAGGAGCAGCTGAGGCTGCGGGAGCGGGAGCTGACAGCACTGAAGGGCGCCCTGAAGGAGGAGGTGGCCTCCCGTGACCAGGAGGTAGAGCATGTGCGGCAGCAGTACCAGCGGGACGCAGAGCAGCTTCGCCGGAGCATGCAGGATGCAACCCAG GATTACGCAGCATTGGAGGCTGAGAGGCAGAAGATGTTAGTCCTGGTGCGGGAGCTGCAGAGGGAGCTGGAGGAGACCTCGGAGGAGACAGGGCATTGGCAGAGCATGTTTCAGAAGAACAAGGAGGAACTTAGAGCCACCAAGCAAGA ACTCCTGCAGCTGCGGATGGAGAAGGAGGAGATGGAAGAGGAACTTGGGGAGAAGATAGAGGTCTTGCAGAGGGAATTAGGGCAGGCCCGGGCTGATGCTGGAGATACTCGCCAGGTGGAGGAGCTCAAGAAG GAGCTGCGCCAGACACAGGAGGAACTTAAGGAGCTGCAGGCAGAGAAGCAGAGCCAGGAGGTGACTAGGCGACACCGGGAGCGGGAGTTGGAGAAGCAGCTGAGGGTAGAGGCTGAACGAGGCCGGGGGCTGGAACTGCAGAACCTCCAGCTACAAAAGACCCTCCAGCAACTGAGACAAGACTGTGAAGAGGCTTCCAAG GCTCAGATGGCAGCAGAGGCAGAAGTGGCAGTGCTGGGGCAGCGTCGGACAGCAGTGGAGACGACGCTTCGGGAGACCCAGGAGGAAAATGATGACTTCCGAAGGCGCATCCTGGGTCTGGAGCAGCAGCTGAAGGAGGCACGAGGCTTGGCGGAGGGTGGGGAAGTGGCGGAGGCTCGGCTTCGGGACAAGGTGCAGCGGTTAGAG gcaGAGAAACAGCGGCTAGAGGAGGCCCTGAACACAGctcaggaagaggaggggagcCTGACAGCAGCCAAGCGGGCACTGGAGGCACGGCTGGAAGAGGCCCAGCGGGGGTTGGCCCGCCTGGGACAGGAGCAGCAGGCTCTGAACCgggccctggaggaggaggggaagcagcGGGAGGTGCTCCGGCGCAGCAAGACTGAGCTGGAGGAGCAGAAGCGCTTGCTGGACAGGACTGTGGACCGGCTGAACAAGGAG ctggaGCAGATTGGGAATGACTCTAAGCAAGCCCTGCAGcagctccaggcccagctggAGGATTACAAGGAAAAGGCCCGGCGGGAGGTGGCGGATGCCCAGCGCCAGGCCAAGGAGTGGGCCAGTGAGGCTGAGAAGACCGCTGGAGGGCTAAGCCGGCTTCAGGATGAG ACTCAGAGGCTGCGGCAGGGCCTGCAGGCATCCCAGGCTGAGCGGGACTCTGCCCGGCTGGACAAAGAGCTGCTGGTCCAGCGACTGCAGGGGCTGGAGCAAGAGGCAGAGAACAAAAAACGCTCCCAGGATGACAGGAGCCGTCAGCTCAAGGGCCTTGAG GAAAAAGTCTCACGGCTGGAGGTGGAGTTAGATGAGGAGAGGAGCACTGTGGAGCTGCTGACGGAACGGATGAATCGTGGTCGGGACCAG GTGGACCAGCTGAGGACAGAGCTCATGCAGGAGAGGGCTGCTCGGCAGGACCTGGAGTGTGACAAAATCTCCTTGGAGAGACag AACAAGGACTTGAAGAGCCGGCTGGCCAGCTCAGAAGGCTTCCAGAAGCCCAGCGCCAGCCTCTCTCAGCTTGAGTCCCAGAATCGGGAGTTGCAGGAGCGGCTGCAGGCTGAAGAGAG GGAGAAGACAGTTCTGCAGTCCACCAACCGAAAACTGGAGCGGAGAGTTAAAGAGCTGTCCATCCAGATTGATGATGAACGACAGCATGTGAATGACCAGAAAGACCAG CTAAGCCTGAGGGTGAAGGCTCTGAAGCGGCAGGTGGATGAAGCCGAAGAGGAAATTGAGCGACTGGATGGCCTGAGGAAGAAGGCCCAGCGTGAGCTGGAGGAACAGCATGAGGTCAATGAACAGCTCCAGGCCCGGATCAAAGTCCTGGAGAAGGACTCCTG GCGCAAAGCTTCCCGCTCAGCTGCTGAGTCAACTCTCCAACATGAAGGGCTGAGCTCAGATGAGGAATTTGACAGCGTCTACGATCCTTCCTCCATCGCCTCACTGCTTACGGAGAGCAACCTGCAGACTAGCTCCTGTTAG